One genomic region from Rothia dentocariosa ATCC 17931 encodes:
- a CDS encoding ferrochelatase, whose product MSETVRAGCCGNIPDDVCPNATDPANTASNGPAALTPETLKSYRGECGITRSRTAVPAPYDLVILSSFGGPEGQEDVIPFLRNVTAGRGIPDERLEEVATHYRANGGISPINEQNRALLVALREAMQERGPHIPIVWANRNWKPYVTDVVQQAYEEGHRNILVLATSAYPGYSSCRQYREDYGVALEKLGLQDRMRIDKIRQFFDAPGFVEAFTEGLENGLKQVRNTVAERIADGTAAAGNGRIRIMFCTHSVPTSAANEAGPRGIDYEGGSAYVEKHLQVARAILAKIREQDESLLDNIDWELVYQSRSGSPSTPWLEPDVNDAIDKIAGDVDGIIMVPLGFVSDHMEVLWDLDTEAMETCRNHGIVAVRTPTPGVHPAYVESLRRLIAERMAEPAESGHDRRESVFGESISGELGWFDECDPDCCKPLRGQEKPVIAEYTPKKTCACCHEHV is encoded by the coding sequence GTGAGTGAGACCGTACGCGCAGGGTGCTGCGGGAACATCCCGGACGATGTTTGCCCGAACGCTACAGACCCCGCGAATACCGCCTCCAACGGGCCAGCAGCGCTCACCCCTGAGACGCTAAAGTCGTACCGGGGGGAGTGCGGTATTACACGCTCTCGCACCGCCGTGCCCGCCCCCTATGACCTAGTGATTCTTTCCTCCTTCGGCGGGCCCGAAGGACAGGAAGACGTGATTCCCTTCCTGCGCAACGTTACGGCGGGGCGCGGCATACCCGATGAACGTCTGGAGGAAGTCGCCACCCACTACCGCGCAAACGGTGGTATCTCGCCCATTAACGAGCAGAATCGTGCGCTTTTGGTGGCACTTCGAGAAGCCATGCAGGAACGTGGGCCGCATATTCCGATCGTGTGGGCAAACCGCAACTGGAAACCCTATGTGACCGACGTAGTACAGCAGGCTTATGAGGAAGGGCACCGCAATATTCTGGTGCTCGCTACCAGTGCCTACCCCGGGTACTCCAGCTGCCGCCAATACCGTGAAGACTACGGCGTGGCGCTGGAGAAACTCGGTCTTCAAGACCGCATGCGCATCGATAAGATTCGCCAATTTTTCGATGCGCCCGGGTTCGTTGAGGCCTTTACTGAGGGCTTAGAGAACGGGCTGAAACAGGTTCGCAATACCGTGGCGGAGCGCATTGCTGACGGAACGGCGGCTGCCGGGAACGGGCGCATCCGCATTATGTTCTGCACCCACTCGGTGCCGACCTCTGCCGCTAATGAGGCGGGTCCGCGCGGAATCGACTACGAGGGTGGTTCCGCCTATGTGGAGAAACACCTGCAGGTGGCGCGCGCTATTCTTGCAAAGATCCGCGAACAGGACGAGAGCCTTCTGGATAACATCGACTGGGAGCTCGTCTATCAATCGCGTTCCGGCTCACCCTCCACACCCTGGCTAGAGCCCGATGTTAACGATGCCATCGATAAAATTGCCGGTGACGTAGACGGCATCATTATGGTTCCGCTGGGATTCGTCTCTGACCATATGGAAGTCCTCTGGGACCTCGATACCGAGGCGATGGAAACCTGCCGTAACCACGGTATCGTGGCGGTGCGCACCCCCACTCCCGGCGTGCATCCCGCCTATGTGGAATCGCTGCGCCGACTGATTGCCGAGCGTATGGCTGAGCCCGCAGAATCCGGCCACGACAGGCGCGAAAGCGTTTTCGGGGAGTCCATATCCGGCGAACTCGGTTGGTTCGATGAATGCGACCCCGACTGCTGTAAGCCCCTGCGCGGTCAGGAAAAGCCCGTAATCGCGGAGTATACCCCTAAGAAAACCTGTGCCTGCTGTCATGAGCACGTATAA
- a CDS encoding class I SAM-dependent DNA methyltransferase, producing MQTYYDRTYIQGELSRFTQQWRQKIDSHRRSSRKNFEISETQTFWNSLLACFGIKPGTVAEFERPARRASTGNHGRIDMFWPSVLLVEQKTEGKNLEEALDQARDYIAGGSIPEENLPRYLAVSDFERFIFVNRRTGDREEFTLEQLPDRYDTLKFLAGEEAISAEEQQELTIAASKIMANLYQAMMGDTDTPVGEEAAQNAEDEDLRVQETSMFLTRILFLLFGDDAGIWEMHLFTRFLRKHTREDGSDLGTQINALFEYLDTPESKRTRMRHVPELMARFPYVNGSLFAERTPTEYFTRELREQLLIACGFDWSQISTAIFGSMFQLVKSREARRAAGEHYTSEENILKTINPLFLDDLRARAESLIASTKGSKTKRAELAAFLDELGSMHFMDPACGSGNFLQVAYMRLRELETRVLTEIHRLEDSGGFTLDASLNTRLSISQFHGIEINWWPSKIAEVAMFLSEFQADRTLARALGQVPTRLPITSVAHIVHADALTTNWREMIPAEATKVFVFGNPPFLGQWTMSKAQTSAMKTVWGKDYDGYLDFVTAWFWKAVQFFDQDFEGEFAFVSTNSIAQGQPVPALFGPIFREGWRIKFAYHTFPWDSQAPGQAAVHCVITGFTRSEDYKPRLFEYDWNARQTREAADVKNINAYLLDAPNILVKKRSKPLATQLPPVRFGSKPVDGGNLIVEEKDYAEISSDSIAAKYLRPFRMGKELVRGLDRWCLWLEDANPADITKSPVLKKRTEAVRTVREKSPKKATQELASVPRLFAEIHQPDTSYVGIPRVVSETRLFYTVAHLSSDVIAGDKVYTAIDPDGFLFAIISSSMFITWQKAVGGRLKSDLSFSNTIVWNNLPLPEVAEDLRSKIITAGQKILKVRKALAEKHNGRVSLADMYNPLAMNAELLKAHKELDRHVDKAFGAAKLCASNNKRLEILFARYAELTAE from the coding sequence ATGCAGACTTACTATGATCGCACCTATATTCAGGGTGAGCTTAGCCGTTTCACGCAGCAGTGGCGGCAGAAAATTGACAGCCATAGACGGTCATCCCGCAAAAACTTCGAAATTAGCGAGACCCAAACCTTCTGGAATTCTCTTCTTGCGTGTTTTGGTATTAAACCCGGCACCGTCGCCGAGTTCGAGCGCCCCGCACGCCGCGCCAGCACCGGTAATCATGGGCGAATTGATATGTTTTGGCCTTCTGTACTTTTGGTTGAGCAAAAGACCGAAGGCAAAAACCTTGAGGAAGCGCTCGACCAGGCTCGCGATTACATAGCTGGTGGGAGTATTCCCGAAGAGAACCTGCCGCGTTACCTTGCGGTTAGTGATTTTGAGCGTTTCATATTCGTGAACCGGCGCACTGGTGACCGGGAAGAGTTCACACTCGAACAATTACCGGATCGCTACGACACTTTGAAATTCCTAGCGGGCGAAGAAGCTATTAGCGCCGAGGAACAACAGGAACTCACGATAGCCGCATCGAAAATTATGGCGAACCTATATCAGGCGATGATGGGCGATACTGATACTCCTGTCGGTGAAGAAGCCGCGCAGAATGCCGAAGATGAAGACCTTCGCGTGCAGGAAACTTCAATGTTCCTCACCCGTATCCTTTTCCTGCTCTTTGGCGATGATGCCGGTATTTGGGAAATGCATCTCTTCACCCGGTTCCTGCGTAAGCACACCCGCGAAGACGGTTCAGACCTGGGCACGCAGATTAATGCTCTCTTCGAGTATTTAGATACCCCAGAATCTAAACGTACCCGCATGCGTCATGTACCCGAGCTGATGGCTCGATTCCCCTACGTGAACGGGTCTTTGTTCGCCGAGCGCACCCCGACCGAGTATTTTACGCGTGAGCTTCGCGAACAGCTGTTGATTGCGTGCGGTTTCGACTGGTCACAGATTTCAACCGCTATTTTCGGGTCTATGTTCCAGCTGGTGAAGTCACGTGAGGCGCGCCGCGCAGCGGGGGAACATTACACCTCAGAAGAGAATATTCTCAAGACCATAAACCCTCTCTTTCTAGATGATTTACGCGCTCGTGCGGAAAGCCTGATCGCTTCCACCAAGGGATCTAAGACTAAGCGAGCTGAGCTTGCGGCGTTTCTTGACGAGCTTGGGAGCATGCACTTTATGGATCCGGCGTGCGGTTCGGGGAACTTCTTACAGGTTGCGTATATGCGGCTGCGTGAGCTTGAGACTCGGGTACTGACTGAAATCCACCGGCTAGAGGATTCGGGTGGTTTTACACTGGATGCATCATTGAATACTCGCCTGTCGATTTCGCAATTTCACGGGATTGAGATTAACTGGTGGCCTTCAAAGATTGCGGAAGTCGCCATGTTCTTATCGGAGTTTCAGGCTGATCGCACCCTGGCGCGTGCCCTGGGCCAGGTTCCCACACGTTTGCCGATTACGTCGGTAGCTCATATTGTGCATGCGGATGCTCTCACCACCAATTGGCGTGAGATGATTCCGGCAGAAGCCACTAAGGTCTTTGTCTTTGGTAACCCGCCGTTTTTGGGACAGTGGACGATGTCTAAAGCACAGACTTCCGCTATGAAAACAGTGTGGGGCAAAGATTATGACGGCTACCTGGATTTTGTGACCGCTTGGTTCTGGAAAGCGGTACAGTTCTTTGATCAGGATTTTGAGGGCGAATTTGCTTTCGTATCGACTAATTCTATTGCACAGGGACAACCGGTTCCGGCCCTTTTTGGCCCGATTTTTCGGGAAGGATGGCGCATTAAATTCGCGTATCACACGTTTCCGTGGGATTCTCAAGCACCCGGTCAGGCTGCGGTACACTGCGTGATTACCGGGTTCACCCGCTCTGAGGACTATAAACCGCGCCTATTTGAATATGACTGGAACGCGAGGCAGACTCGTGAAGCGGCAGACGTCAAAAATATTAATGCCTATCTTTTGGACGCTCCCAATATCCTGGTCAAGAAACGATCAAAGCCATTGGCAACGCAGCTTCCACCAGTACGTTTCGGTTCTAAGCCAGTAGACGGTGGAAACCTCATTGTGGAAGAAAAAGATTATGCTGAAATCTCAAGCGATTCTATAGCAGCTAAATATTTACGGCCCTTCCGCATGGGTAAGGAGCTCGTGCGCGGGCTTGACCGATGGTGCCTATGGCTTGAAGATGCGAATCCGGCAGATATTACCAAGAGTCCGGTGCTTAAGAAGCGCACCGAAGCTGTCCGAACTGTGCGTGAGAAAAGCCCTAAAAAGGCAACGCAGGAACTTGCCTCAGTACCACGTCTCTTCGCTGAAATACACCAACCAGATACGAGCTATGTTGGCATTCCCCGTGTAGTTTCAGAAACGCGCCTTTTTTATACGGTGGCGCACCTTTCCTCTGATGTTATTGCCGGAGATAAGGTATATACCGCTATTGATCCTGACGGCTTTCTCTTTGCCATTATTAGTTCTTCTATGTTTATTACCTGGCAGAAAGCAGTTGGTGGTCGCCTGAAATCTGATTTGAGTTTCTCGAATACTATCGTTTGGAATAATCTTCCTCTTCCCGAAGTAGCTGAAGATTTGCGCTCAAAAATTATTACGGCGGGGCAGAAAATTCTTAAAGTACGCAAGGCACTTGCGGAAAAGCACAATGGTCGCGTTTCGCTCGCGGATATGTACAATCCGCTAGCCATGAATGCTGAGCTATTGAAAGCTCATAAGGAACTGGATCGTCACGTCGACAAGGCGTTCGGAGCCGCCAAGCTGTGCGCATCCAACAATAAACGCCTCGAAATCCTCTTCGCCCGCTACGCAGAACTTACGGCAGAATAA
- the hemC gene encoding hydroxymethylbilane synthase, whose amino-acid sequence MSDPYILGTRGSALALTQSTLAAEHIVQMFNAHSREHGAERTLSFDITTVKTDGDVLTGPLATLGGTGVFAAALRQRLLDGDTPDGVDVAVHSLKDLPAEPCPGLVIAAILEREDPRDALVARDNLTLDTLPTGARVGTGSPRRAAQVHALRPDLEIVDIRGNVGTRIARVKGLEEHGNRQVIVRDSAETDEAAHRGIGTENTGDCDAVILAVSGLKRLGKESVITEYLDPSRMLPAPGQGALAIEVRETEFANPDTATLFNSEISQPVRTLGEALIAADHFETHLEVTAERRLLRRLEAGCAAPIGAYATVKDGDLVLTAVVASPDGTESLRHTSATGELDVPGAERLGIRVAEDLLQMGAAALAGLEVK is encoded by the coding sequence ATGAGCGACCCCTATATTCTCGGCACCCGAGGCTCAGCCTTGGCGCTCACCCAGAGCACCCTTGCCGCCGAACACATCGTTCAGATGTTCAACGCTCACTCCCGCGAACACGGCGCCGAACGCACCCTATCCTTTGACATCACCACCGTCAAAACCGACGGGGATGTGCTCACCGGACCACTCGCAACCCTCGGCGGCACCGGAGTCTTCGCCGCCGCACTGCGCCAGCGCCTTCTCGACGGTGATACCCCCGACGGAGTCGATGTTGCGGTGCACTCGCTCAAAGACTTACCTGCCGAACCGTGCCCCGGGCTCGTCATCGCGGCAATTCTTGAACGCGAAGACCCGCGCGATGCCCTGGTAGCGCGCGATAACCTCACCCTCGATACCCTGCCTACGGGCGCCCGCGTCGGTACCGGATCACCGCGCCGCGCCGCACAGGTACATGCCCTGCGCCCCGACCTTGAAATTGTCGATATTCGCGGCAACGTGGGCACTCGCATAGCCCGTGTGAAAGGGCTCGAAGAACACGGAAACCGCCAAGTCATCGTGCGTGACAGCGCCGAAACCGATGAAGCCGCACACCGTGGAATCGGTACCGAAAACACCGGTGATTGCGATGCCGTCATCCTCGCCGTTTCGGGGCTCAAACGCCTTGGCAAAGAATCCGTTATTACCGAATACCTTGACCCCTCCCGCATGCTCCCGGCCCCCGGGCAGGGCGCGCTCGCTATTGAGGTTCGCGAAACAGAATTTGCTAACCCCGATACCGCGACCTTATTCAACTCTGAAATTTCCCAGCCTGTGCGTACCCTGGGGGAAGCGCTTATTGCTGCCGACCACTTTGAAACCCACCTTGAGGTCACCGCCGAACGTCGTCTTCTGCGCCGTCTTGAGGCCGGATGCGCCGCTCCTATCGGTGCCTATGCCACCGTCAAAGACGGCGATCTTGTGCTCACAGCAGTTGTCGCATCGCCTGACGGTACCGAAAGCTTGCGCCACACGTCTGCCACCGGTGAGCTTGATGTTCCCGGCGCTGAACGACTGGGTATTCGCGTTGCCGAAGACCTGCTTCAGATGGGCGCCGCAGCCCTTGCCGGTCTTGAGGTGAAATAG
- the hemL gene encoding glutamate-1-semialdehyde 2,1-aminomutase, which produces MSLSAEHHLAHQHSEELFERSRSVIPGGVNSPVRAFNSVGGTPAFVDRASGPYIYDADGNEYVDLVCSWGPAILGHAHPQVVAAVQEAASRGLSFGAASAPEAELAELVVDRINTAIPGAIEQVRMVSTGTEATMTAIRLARGITGRDKIIKFSGCYHGHVDALLSEAGSGVATLALPGSAGVTAATASETIVLPYNDLDAVREAFAAHPGEIAAVITEAAPCNMGVVTPEPGFNRGLREITQSNNALLIFDEVLTGFRVSSAGYWGKFAPEDNGWVPDIFTFGKVIGGGMPIAALAGKREVMEYLAPTGPVYQAGTLSGNPLSVASGITTLKLADDALYRTLDTRSEQLQAALTQALTDAGVDHSIQTAGNLFSVAFGTGEHGVHNYADIKGSATAKYTAFFHAMLDAGVYLPPSAFEAWFLSGAHDDAAMERIIEALPGAARAAAKA; this is translated from the coding sequence ATGAGCTTATCAGCCGAACACCACCTCGCACACCAGCACAGCGAAGAGCTTTTTGAACGCTCCCGTTCCGTCATTCCTGGCGGAGTAAACTCCCCCGTGCGCGCTTTCAACTCTGTGGGTGGCACGCCCGCCTTTGTGGACCGTGCATCCGGCCCCTATATTTATGATGCTGACGGCAACGAATACGTGGACCTCGTCTGTTCGTGGGGTCCGGCGATTCTTGGGCACGCGCATCCGCAGGTTGTTGCGGCGGTTCAGGAGGCTGCCTCACGCGGACTGTCATTCGGCGCTGCATCCGCGCCCGAGGCAGAGCTCGCAGAGCTTGTGGTCGATCGCATCAACACCGCGATCCCTGGCGCAATCGAGCAGGTACGTATGGTATCTACCGGCACCGAAGCCACCATGACTGCTATTCGTCTGGCACGCGGCATCACCGGGCGCGATAAAATTATCAAATTCTCGGGCTGCTATCACGGGCATGTGGATGCGCTGCTTTCTGAGGCAGGCTCCGGCGTGGCGACTCTCGCCCTACCCGGCTCGGCAGGAGTGACCGCAGCAACCGCATCCGAAACTATCGTGCTCCCCTACAACGATCTTGACGCCGTGCGTGAGGCTTTCGCCGCACATCCGGGAGAAATTGCCGCCGTTATTACCGAAGCCGCCCCCTGCAATATGGGCGTGGTGACTCCCGAACCGGGCTTTAACCGCGGTCTGCGCGAAATTACTCAGAGCAATAATGCCCTGTTGATTTTTGATGAGGTGCTGACCGGTTTCCGTGTCTCGTCTGCCGGGTACTGGGGTAAATTTGCTCCCGAAGATAACGGCTGGGTTCCCGATATTTTCACTTTCGGTAAAGTGATCGGTGGCGGTATGCCGATCGCCGCACTCGCCGGTAAACGTGAGGTGATGGAGTATCTGGCGCCGACCGGCCCCGTCTACCAGGCGGGCACGCTCTCGGGTAATCCGCTCTCGGTGGCATCCGGCATTACGACCCTCAAACTTGCCGATGATGCCCTCTACCGCACGCTCGATACACGTTCGGAACAGCTGCAGGCTGCACTGACGCAGGCGCTTACCGACGCCGGGGTGGATCATTCGATTCAGACGGCAGGCAACCTGTTCTCGGTTGCCTTTGGTACCGGCGAGCACGGCGTGCACAACTACGCCGATATTAAGGGTTCTGCTACCGCCAAATACACGGCATTTTTCCACGCCATGCTTGATGCTGGCGTATACCTTCCCCCGAGTGCTTTTGAGGCGTGGTTCCTCTCCGGAGCGCACGATGACGCCGCGATGGAACGCATCATTGAGGCACTGCCGGGCGCGGCACGTGCAGCGGCTAAGGCGTAG
- a CDS encoding DUF6318 family protein, with amino-acid sequence MSISNNFITCTRRAAFGFLGASSLVALLTACDDEDKPGARPSTTTSSTAAPETEPPEPADSPSAAPSSSGPKYSGKSKAPAGEFRAADIYGPAQNVPKPTNPPGYTEPTLDGMMKSMKAWTQWRNYGMQTGDYTEAYKFVSKNLVEEINAYNADAKLYHDGGWIIGGEQRSYDFRNDPVHQGNGVYSWDFFVGWSYIITVGADGRHKRSRNTNYADNLYTLTVHYEETGWIIDSITRKQAQK; translated from the coding sequence ATGAGCATCAGCAATAACTTCATCACCTGTACACGCCGAGCCGCGTTCGGTTTTCTAGGGGCATCGTCTCTGGTAGCGCTCTTGACCGCCTGCGACGACGAGGACAAGCCCGGGGCACGGCCCAGCACGACAACCAGCAGCACCGCCGCGCCTGAAACCGAGCCTCCCGAACCTGCCGATTCACCCAGTGCCGCACCCAGCTCATCCGGCCCCAAATATTCCGGCAAGTCTAAAGCTCCTGCGGGAGAGTTCCGGGCGGCCGATATTTACGGCCCGGCACAGAATGTTCCTAAACCCACAAATCCACCTGGCTACACCGAACCCACCCTTGACGGCATGATGAAAAGCATGAAGGCATGGACGCAATGGCGCAATTACGGCATGCAGACAGGTGATTACACCGAGGCATATAAGTTTGTGTCTAAAAACCTCGTCGAAGAGATTAATGCTTACAACGCAGATGCAAAACTGTACCACGACGGTGGCTGGATTATCGGCGGTGAGCAGCGCTCTTATGATTTCAGAAATGACCCCGTTCATCAGGGTAACGGCGTGTATTCCTGGGATTTCTTCGTGGGATGGTCCTATATCATCACCGTAGGCGCAGATGGGCGGCATAAACGTAGCAGGAATACCAACTATGCCGATAATCTTTACACGCTCACCGTTCATTATGAAGAAACAGGTTGGATTATCGACAGCATTACCCGCAAGCAAGCCCAGAAATAA
- the hemB gene encoding porphobilinogen synthase: MNLTRRPRRLRITAAMRALTAETALRPEQLIQVFFVRDGISEPQPISSMPGQYQHTLDSLIPAVRQAVEAGIKCIDLFGVPLDDDKDEIGSAAWDDNGILNRAIAACRADFGDEIVIMADTCLDEFTSHGHCGVLVDDGYGTMIVDNDATVELYCKMAVSQARAGAHTVSPSGMMDGQIAAMRAALDEAGFQNVSIMAYSAKYASAFFGPFRDAVESSFTGNRKTYQQDPANRRESLLEVQTDIDEGADMVMVKPAGSYLDIVREVAEFSPVPVAAYQVSGEYAMIEAAAANGWIDRRAVALEALRSIHRAGADMILTYYAAEAARWLRED, encoded by the coding sequence ATGAATCTTACCCGACGACCCCGCCGACTGCGCATCACCGCCGCGATGCGCGCCCTCACCGCCGAGACTGCGCTGCGTCCCGAGCAGCTTATTCAGGTGTTTTTCGTGCGCGACGGCATTAGCGAACCACAGCCGATTTCATCCATGCCCGGCCAGTATCAGCACACGCTAGACTCTCTGATTCCTGCCGTGCGCCAGGCTGTGGAGGCGGGCATTAAATGCATCGACCTCTTCGGCGTTCCGCTGGATGATGATAAGGACGAAATAGGCTCGGCGGCCTGGGACGACAACGGCATTTTGAACCGCGCTATTGCTGCCTGCCGGGCAGATTTTGGCGATGAGATTGTTATTATGGCCGATACTTGCCTGGACGAGTTCACCTCTCACGGGCACTGCGGGGTGCTTGTCGATGATGGTTACGGCACCATGATTGTCGATAACGATGCAACCGTGGAACTGTACTGCAAGATGGCAGTGTCTCAGGCACGCGCCGGGGCGCATACGGTATCGCCTTCGGGCATGATGGACGGACAGATTGCCGCAATGCGCGCCGCGCTGGACGAGGCCGGGTTCCAGAATGTTTCTATCATGGCGTATTCGGCGAAGTATGCCTCCGCGTTCTTTGGCCCGTTCCGCGATGCGGTGGAGTCTAGCTTTACCGGGAACCGCAAAACGTATCAGCAGGATCCGGCGAACCGCCGCGAATCTCTCCTAGAGGTGCAGACCGATATTGATGAGGGCGCCGATATGGTGATGGTTAAGCCCGCCGGAAGCTATCTCGATATTGTGCGTGAGGTCGCCGAGTTTTCACCTGTCCCGGTGGCGGCGTACCAGGTGTCGGGGGAGTACGCCATGATTGAGGCCGCCGCAGCAAACGGCTGGATCGACCGTCGCGCCGTGGCGTTGGAGGCGCTGCGTTCGATTCACCGCGCGGGTGCAGACATGATTCTCACCTACTATGCAGCCGAAGCTGCCCGCTGGCTGCGTGAAGACTAA
- the hemQ gene encoding hydrogen peroxide-dependent heme synthase, producing MSHEEHQNAAHGSHGSGYGGAPKGYAVQHSPADENKRGREEGETLHYTLYTVFARAGQRAESASSAEAIAEFEQLIEELKADGVTLRGLYDVSAMRDNADVMVWTHGPTPEKLQAAVRKIRRTALFSATTIVWSTMGVHREAEFTRNHAPAYARQKAPEAWVCVYPFVRSYDWYYMNPERRAEMLKNHGMKAIDFPQVLANTVATFGLNDYEWVLALEAPELVDLVDMMRHFRNTEARLHVREEIPFYTGRRVNAADVAEVLA from the coding sequence ATGTCTCACGAAGAACATCAGAATGCGGCTCACGGCTCTCATGGAAGCGGGTACGGGGGCGCGCCCAAAGGATATGCCGTGCAGCATTCCCCAGCTGATGAGAACAAACGCGGTCGTGAAGAAGGCGAAACCCTGCACTATACCCTGTACACCGTCTTCGCCCGTGCCGGGCAGCGTGCCGAGAGCGCATCCTCGGCGGAAGCTATTGCAGAGTTCGAGCAGCTCATCGAAGAGCTCAAAGCGGACGGCGTAACGCTGCGCGGACTCTACGATGTTTCCGCTATGCGCGATAACGCAGACGTTATGGTGTGGACCCACGGGCCGACCCCCGAAAAGCTGCAGGCAGCCGTGCGCAAGATTCGCCGTACCGCGCTCTTCAGCGCGACCACCATCGTCTGGTCGACTATGGGGGTGCACCGCGAGGCAGAATTCACCCGCAACCATGCACCCGCCTATGCACGCCAGAAGGCACCCGAGGCATGGGTATGCGTGTACCCCTTCGTGCGTTCCTACGACTGGTATTACATGAATCCCGAACGCCGCGCCGAAATGCTCAAGAACCACGGCATGAAGGCTATCGACTTCCCGCAGGTGCTCGCGAACACCGTGGCAACCTTCGGTCTGAACGACTACGAATGGGTACTCGCCCTTGAGGCTCCCGAACTTGTCGATCTGGTCGATATGATGCGCCACTTCCGTAACACCGAGGCACGCCTGCACGTGCGTGAAGAAATCCCCTTCTACACCGGTCGTCGTGTCAATGCCGCCGATGTCGCCGAGGTGCTCGCGTGA
- a CDS encoding EVE domain-containing protein, protein MRYWVGVASRDHVLLGVAGGFCQVCHGKQVPLARMKQGDWILYYSPKTGMNSGEKVQAFTAVGQIVDDRVYQFRMAENFEPFRRDVVFQDAPHPCPIEVAREHPEWRSYAKQLRYGHFEVSHDFFEHIYRYMMASKHEITPDRC, encoded by the coding sequence ATGCGCTACTGGGTTGGAGTAGCCTCACGCGATCATGTTTTACTCGGCGTTGCGGGCGGATTCTGCCAGGTTTGCCACGGCAAACAGGTACCGCTAGCACGCATGAAACAGGGAGATTGGATTCTGTATTACAGCCCTAAAACCGGCATGAACTCTGGTGAAAAAGTTCAGGCTTTTACCGCTGTGGGGCAGATTGTGGACGACCGAGTCTACCAGTTCCGCATGGCCGAAAATTTTGAGCCGTTCAGGCGTGATGTTGTGTTTCAGGATGCGCCGCATCCGTGTCCGATTGAGGTAGCACGCGAGCACCCCGAATGGCGGAGTTATGCGAAGCAGCTGCGGTACGGGCATTTTGAGGTTTCGCACGATTTCTTCGAGCACATTTACCGTTACATGATGGCGAGCAAGCACGAGATAACACCCGATAGGTGTTAG
- a CDS encoding uroporphyrinogen-III synthase has protein sequence MARVLLTRTAAQGAPFERALNDLAAERGIPKIQVDFAPMQLPRTVAPEYSLFSLVSLAAEGAFLWATFTSANAVRSCAELFGTSFAWALRDGGTRIACVGSATARALREIGLEPHFMPEKQDALGMLAEFPTEGANPELGIPESLRKPQNTPESAALGWDDMLSAQANVLVFEGANARPTLREGLVGLGFRAVRAVVYEMVPATASVLEAGEISCVNARELTAGTGSNSAAVDVIIATAPSRLKELVGENPNPERIPPAVAIGSTTARTCEELGLRHRTADSPTPEALALAAIELLHSA, from the coding sequence GTGGCTCGTGTTCTGCTGACCCGCACGGCGGCTCAAGGCGCGCCTTTTGAGCGTGCTTTGAACGATCTGGCTGCGGAGCGAGGCATTCCGAAGATTCAGGTGGATTTTGCGCCCATGCAGCTTCCCCGTACAGTTGCGCCTGAGTATTCGCTGTTTTCCTTGGTGAGCTTAGCAGCGGAAGGAGCCTTCCTCTGGGCAACTTTCACGAGTGCGAATGCGGTGCGTTCCTGCGCCGAGCTTTTTGGCACATCCTTTGCGTGGGCGCTGCGTGATGGCGGAACCCGGATCGCTTGTGTGGGGTCCGCAACGGCACGGGCGCTACGTGAGATCGGTTTGGAACCTCATTTTATGCCCGAAAAGCAGGACGCTCTGGGTATGCTCGCAGAATTTCCTACCGAGGGTGCCAATCCTGAGCTGGGCATCCCTGAGAGCCTGCGTAAGCCGCAGAATACCCCGGAATCTGCTGCATTGGGCTGGGACGATATGCTTTCTGCGCAGGCGAATGTACTCGTCTTTGAAGGGGCAAACGCCCGCCCAACTCTGCGTGAAGGGCTGGTGGGGTTAGGCTTCCGTGCTGTGCGTGCGGTGGTATACGAGATGGTGCCGGCGACCGCCTCCGTACTTGAGGCGGGAGAGATTTCTTGTGTGAATGCGCGTGAGCTTACTGCCGGTACTGGCTCGAATTCCGCCGCGGTAGACGTTATTATTGCCACCGCTCCGTCAAGGCTCAAAGAACTGGTGGGGGAGAACCCGAATCCTGAACGAATTCCGCCGGCGGTAGCTATCGGCAGCACGACCGCCCGCACATGCGAGGAGCTAGGACTGCGCCATAGGACGGCCGATTCTCCTACCCCGGAGGCCCTGGCTCTAGCAGCCATTGAACTGCTGCATTCAGCCTAG